The Methanobacterium lacus genome includes a region encoding these proteins:
- a CDS encoding DHH family phosphoesterase: protein MIKKCLECKGNGYTVTSYKACESCHGTGVKSEVDLKKHFKGVSSNAVKRFELDEEQEVPCSVCNGKGEVEVRETCAPCKGKGEYNVCKKCGKPVETGDYCPDCQPKDVVYRLHPACDIDDLEIGSEYKGKITRVENYGVFVSLSKKVFGLLRLRNPNYSVGEELFVKVMEIKRARGEVDLSPSTIKGSYEIINLRKNVSRTKIGDIDKRFMGKTVRIVGEVVQIQQTSGPTIFTITDETSTTWAAAFDEPGVRVYPHINTGDIVEVLGEVNLHGGKIQIESESIDSLKEEDSVEMRKLIDEAIDERAEPEETEFLIESETLNKLRPMMHNAAKAIRRAILDGRSILVRHHADADGICAGVAIEKAVVPLLKEANNNSDAEWHYFKRAPSKAPFYEFEDVVKDLSFALEDVERHGQKLPLIVLLDNGSTEEDILALLKVKIYDIEVVVCDHHFPGEVVDGRVAVDDYVDVHVNPYLVGGDSNITAGALAVELANMINPEVTDRLIHLPGIAAVGDHASSAEADKYIEIAATKGYNREDLEKVASCVDFEAFYLRFMNGRGIIDTILGLGNQEKHSKLIEALYNELNKRVDTQLRAALPNLKSQTLPNGVIFNVLDVEKYAHKFTFPAPGKTCGYVHDSVVQANGEEKPIITLAYGPDFSVIRATDAVNEMFGFNLNEIVSKLAIEIPEAGIDGGGHECAGSLKFVEGLSKDVLAAFAREVGDLGK, encoded by the coding sequence ATGATAAAAAAATGTTTAGAATGTAAAGGTAATGGTTACACCGTCACCAGTTACAAGGCATGTGAAAGCTGCCATGGAACCGGTGTTAAAAGTGAGGTGGACCTTAAAAAACACTTTAAAGGAGTTTCATCAAATGCAGTTAAGCGTTTTGAGCTTGACGAAGAACAGGAAGTTCCATGCAGTGTATGCAATGGAAAGGGAGAGGTAGAAGTAAGAGAAACCTGCGCCCCATGTAAAGGAAAGGGAGAATATAACGTGTGCAAAAAATGTGGTAAACCAGTGGAAACAGGGGATTACTGTCCTGATTGTCAACCAAAGGATGTTGTTTACAGACTACACCCTGCATGTGACATTGACGATCTCGAGATAGGAAGCGAGTACAAGGGAAAAATCACCAGAGTCGAAAATTACGGAGTATTTGTAAGCCTATCAAAAAAGGTTTTCGGACTTTTAAGACTCAGAAATCCCAACTACTCAGTAGGAGAAGAACTATTTGTCAAGGTAATGGAAATAAAAAGGGCAAGGGGAGAAGTTGATCTCTCACCTTCAACCATCAAAGGGTCCTATGAAATAATCAACCTCAGAAAAAATGTTTCAAGAACCAAGATCGGTGACATTGACAAGAGATTCATGGGCAAAACAGTTAGAATTGTGGGTGAAGTTGTTCAGATTCAGCAGACATCAGGACCAACCATATTCACCATCACAGATGAAACCAGCACAACATGGGCAGCAGCCTTTGATGAACCTGGAGTGAGGGTTTATCCTCACATAAACACAGGGGACATTGTGGAAGTGCTTGGTGAAGTGAATTTACACGGTGGAAAGATTCAGATAGAATCAGAATCCATAGACAGTCTCAAAGAAGAAGATTCTGTTGAAATGAGAAAACTCATAGATGAGGCCATAGATGAGAGGGCTGAACCAGAGGAAACAGAATTTTTAATTGAAAGTGAAACACTCAACAAACTCAGACCAATGATGCACAATGCTGCAAAGGCCATAAGAAGAGCTATACTTGATGGAAGATCCATTCTTGTGAGGCACCATGCAGATGCAGATGGAATATGTGCAGGGGTAGCAATAGAAAAGGCTGTTGTACCTTTACTTAAGGAGGCTAACAACAACAGTGATGCAGAATGGCATTACTTCAAACGAGCACCAAGTAAGGCGCCATTCTATGAGTTTGAAGATGTTGTAAAGGATCTGTCTTTTGCACTGGAAGATGTTGAAAGACATGGCCAGAAACTTCCATTGATCGTGCTTTTAGATAACGGTTCAACAGAAGAAGATATACTGGCACTTTTGAAGGTTAAGATCTACGACATCGAAGTAGTTGTATGCGATCATCACTTCCCTGGAGAAGTTGTCGATGGAAGGGTTGCAGTGGATGATTACGTAGATGTCCATGTGAACCCTTACCTGGTTGGAGGAGACTCAAACATAACAGCAGGGGCACTTGCAGTGGAACTTGCAAACATGATAAACCCTGAAGTAACAGACAGACTCATTCACCTGCCGGGAATAGCAGCAGTGGGGGATCATGCATCATCAGCAGAAGCAGATAAATACATAGAAATTGCAGCTACTAAGGGCTACAATCGTGAAGATCTAGAAAAAGTCGCATCTTGTGTGGATTTTGAAGCATTTTATTTGAGATTCATGAATGGAAGAGGAATTATAGATACCATACTTGGACTTGGAAATCAAGAGAAACACAGCAAACTCATAGAAGCACTTTACAACGAACTTAATAAACGTGTTGACACCCAGCTCAGGGCAGCTCTACCAAACCTCAAATCTCAAACTCTTCCAAATGGTGTTATATTCAATGTACTGGATGTTGAAAAGTACGCACATAAATTCACATTCCCCGCACCGGGTAAAACTTGTGGATACGTGCACGACAGTGTGGTACAGGCAAATGGTGAAGAAAAGCCAATAATAACACTTGCATACGGTCCTGATTTCAGTGTAATAAGGGCAACAGATGCTGTTAATGAAATGTTCGGATTCAACCTGAATGAAATTGTATCCAAACTAGCAATCGAAATACCTGAAGCAGGAATAGATGGTGGGGGTCATGAATGTGCAGGATCCCTCAAATTTGTTGAAGGACTCTCAAAGGATGTATTAGCAGCCTTTGCAAGGGAAGTAGGAGACCTGGGTAAATAG
- a CDS encoding sensor histidine kinase: MDEKSQYNSMDYQGLFRNDHTVMLILNPKTGHIIDANPAAVDFYGYNREELVQMSIHEINILDPDIIDEQMMQAENKNKNHFIFQHRLADGRICDVDVYSGMIDYHGEELLYSIVHDRTDQNRALVKLRDSEELFRLIFEQSPLGACIMALDYTTLTINNALCNMLGYSKEELLSRRFTEDTHPDDLDMDMELRKQLVAGMIDDYTLEKRYIRIDGELLWANVNVSAIKDQNNRLVKILVMVEDITRQKQMEKLFLKRTDKLDSIRQILDLKIEDNEEVEYRLKQLIKDLKMSNQELERFAYVSSHDLKEPLRMIISFLQLLKSRYYNRLDQDANDFIDFAVEGAQRMDMMINDLLQFSRVGNEREFKYLDCEIVVKNTISHLSPLIENNDAKVVHGSLPKIHANEELMTQLFQNLIGNAIKYRRDVAPKITIDYSEEEEDYLFIVRDNGIGIEAQHLDRIFTVFQRLHSREEYEGTGIGLAISKKIVQQHNGKIWAKSEPGKGTTFYFTIPK, translated from the coding sequence ATGGATGAAAAATCGCAATACAACTCTATGGATTATCAGGGACTTTTTCGAAACGATCACACTGTGATGTTGATCTTAAATCCAAAAACAGGCCATATTATTGATGCTAATCCTGCAGCTGTTGATTTTTATGGTTACAATCGAGAAGAACTGGTACAGATGAGCATTCATGAGATAAATATACTGGATCCAGATATTATTGATGAACAGATGATGCAGGCAGAGAACAAAAATAAGAACCATTTCATATTCCAACATCGTTTGGCAGATGGGCGTATATGTGACGTGGATGTTTACAGTGGTATGATTGATTACCATGGAGAAGAACTTCTATATTCCATAGTACATGACAGAACCGATCAAAACAGGGCTCTAGTAAAATTAAGAGATAGTGAAGAGCTTTTCAGACTAATATTTGAACAATCTCCATTGGGGGCATGTATAATGGCCCTAGATTACACCACACTAACAATAAACAACGCCCTTTGCAACATGTTAGGATACTCTAAGGAAGAACTTTTATCCAGAAGGTTTACAGAAGACACCCATCCAGATGATCTGGACATGGACATGGAACTCAGAAAACAGCTGGTTGCAGGCATGATAGACGATTACACCCTAGAAAAGAGGTACATCCGCATTGATGGGGAACTATTATGGGCAAATGTTAATGTATCAGCAATCAAAGACCAGAACAACAGATTGGTAAAAATTCTGGTGATGGTTGAGGACATAACCCGACAGAAACAGATGGAAAAGTTGTTTCTAAAGAGAACAGATAAACTTGATTCCATCAGACAAATTCTAGACCTCAAGATCGAAGATAATGAAGAGGTTGAATACAGGTTGAAACAGTTGATAAAGGACCTGAAAATGTCTAATCAGGAACTTGAAAGATTTGCCTACGTATCGTCCCATGATCTTAAAGAACCCTTGAGGATGATCATAAGCTTTTTGCAGCTGCTTAAAAGCAGATACTACAACCGCTTGGATCAAGATGCCAACGACTTCATAGACTTTGCTGTGGAAGGAGCACAGAGAATGGATATGATGATAAACGATCTGCTCCAGTTTTCAAGGGTTGGAAATGAGAGGGAGTTCAAATACCTTGACTGTGAAATAGTGGTGAAAAATACCATCTCACATTTAAGTCCACTCATCGAAAACAACGATGCAAAAGTTGTTCATGGTTCACTGCCTAAGATCCATGCAAATGAAGAACTCATGACACAGCTATTTCAAAACCTGATAGGCAACGCCATTAAATATAGGAGGGATGTTGCACCGAAGATCACCATTGATTACTCTGAAGAAGAGGAGGATTACCTGTTTATTGTGAGAGATAATGGAATTGGAATAGAAGCACAGCATTTGGATAGAATTTTCACAGTTTTTCAAAGGTTACATTCGAGGGAAGAATATGAGGGAACTGGAATAGGACTTGCAATTTCCAAGAAAATTGTACAGCAGCACAATGGAAAAATATGGGCTAAATCTGAACCAGGAAAGGGAACAACATTCTACTTCACCATACCCAAATGA